The region ATATATACTCCAATACCTTTTTTGTGAGAAACCTAGCTATGATGCTAACTTGCCTCTACATGACGTAGAGGTCACATAGTAGATCCAAACGATTAGAAAATGACAGAAAGGAAAATACTCACCAACAAGACAGTGACTATAATCTCTGTGGTTAGAGGGTATGCCGAGTCCTCCTCCTGCAGCCTGAGCAGCACGTCCAGCAGGTCCTCATCATCGGTGCTGCATGCGCCATGACCGGCCGCTCGCGCCGCCTTGCGCTCGTCAAGGATCTCGGTGATGATGTGCTCAATGAGGTCCCGGATCCTCTTTATGCGGCGCTCGCCATTGCTGAGCCCCCGCACCAGCCGGGACGACGGGAAGAGGTCGACCAGGCAGAAGCCCCCCAGCAGGTCCATGATTTGGTCCATGGCGCAGAGGAACTCCTCCTGCCGTGCGAACTTGCCGCCGAACGCCGCCCGCGCCACCACGTTGTTGCCAAGCGCCGCAAACATCTCGCTGAGGTTGGCGGCGGCGCCCGCGTCCGTGGCCGTGATGATGGAGCGGAGGAGGCCGCCCACCTCCTCGGCCCTGATGCACTCCATGCGCTTCACCTGCTTGGAGCTGAGGAGCTCCACGATGCAGACCTTGCGCATCTGGCGCCAGTGGTCGCCGTAGGGGGCGAAGATGATGCCCTTGCCGCCGAAGCCCATGATCTCCTGCAGCTCGGTGGTCTGCCGGTTCGAGAAGGCGACGTCGTTGGTCTTCATTACCTCCGCCACCGCCTCGGCGCTGGAGACCACCACCGTGGGGACCTCGCCTAGCTTGAGGAGCATCAGTGGCCCATGCCGGCGACACAGATCAGTGATGGTGCGGTGAGGGAGCGTGCCGAGGATGACGTGGTGGAGGCTGCCGATGATCGGGAGAGTCCATGGCCCGGGAGGCAGGTGCTTGTTGGGCTTGCCCTTGCCGCCGGAGAACCAAAGGGCCAGTAACGTGGATAGGGCTATGAAACATAAGGTTAACCAACCCTCCATGGCAGGCAGCTTATTTGCGAGTGGTCAGTTCGTCGACAGCTGAGACGGATATATAGCCGGGTTAGGTGTAGGCGGAACATGGCGGAAGCCGCCGGCCTTAGCCGCCACCCAGGATGAGTATGGGTAGTAGCCCCCGTCACGTTATAACAGAAATTGGCATCACAGGAGAACAGTGAAGAAAACAACAAACACATCACACTGAGAATTGACCAAGATAACAAAGCATCACGTGTATTGCCAAAAGTGATGGGCATAATATGTCTCCCTCTCAAGTGCCTTGCCGTGAACGAGTATTCCGCTGGAGAAAGATAGGATGAGCAGGTCTGCCCTAATACCCACGCATGGCCAGACGGGATGCATCCAATCAAAGTTGCAATTAATTGTTTTGGGATGAAATTCTAATTAATTACTCCCTCCACCAGAGTATGGGACGAAGGTAGATTATACCCGCCTGGCGCCGCGAAAGATTAGTGGGCTGAAAATGAGAGATGATGGCGCTCTTTGGGATTTTTCTTTTATAAGAACAGAAAAGGAAAACAGATGAGTTGTACCACTGAACTACTATTGAAGATGTTTTTTTAGTCTCCGCACTAAGATGTTTTGAGAGCTCTAGCAAACCATAGCTATGAAAATGTACAAGTACTGCCATACTTAGATGATAATTGCCAACACAGTATTATCTTGAAATCAGGAGGAAGAGGCTCAATACCCACACTAGGGAGGCATCACCGAGGAGGGCGGTGGGAGAGGCTTCGGGAGAGAAGCTTCCGCGGTAGCTTCCATATTGTGAGCTACTCCAATTTGTGTTCTGCCATCTCACCTTGGACAGCCCTATCCCAAGGCCACGAAAACATATAGGAGTATTACTCAAaacgcacaaagaacttcaaaagcAGAAAGGCATGGACAGCAACTTAAAAGCAACTCCACTAGTCCTGAAGCCAAATGGCGTTATTCCTTAAACTCTCCCAAGTCACAGACCAATACACCAACAACCCTATCACACTCCGGTATACCATACCATTTCGGCTCAGAAAAGACTAGGAACAGGAGGAAAGGAAGTTCGGTATGGTGGTAAAGACAGCATGGGTGTACGATATACAGAGGTATATTTCTTCAAGCTCAGCCGTCTATTGGGGAAGAGCTCAGGGCAGGGAGGCGAAGGAAGGTAGCAGCCAGCCGCGCTCTGTCGCGAGCTCCACATAGCCTCTGAACTTCTCCTGCGCGTTCGGGATGTCGAGGGTCAGATCATCGAGGCCTTCCTTGACGCGGGCGAAGCCGTTGGTCATCTGGTTGATGGTTATCAGCCCCTCCCCGGCGCACTCCTGCAGCAGAGCCAATATGCTAGCTTCATTCTGCTTCTCCATCGCCATCACCAGCGCTTTCTTCACCACTTCATGGTTGAAGAAGGGCATCCCAAGGTCACGGATGCACTGGCAGGCCTCCTTCAGGTCGCCGCCGGTGTTGTACTCCTCAAGGAGCTTGGAGATCTTGTCCTTCGCATCTTCCACAGCCCAGCCAGTGCCCCCGCCCCAGCAGCGCAGTATCCTCTCACCAGAATGGCGGGCCGCAAGCAGAGAGCTGGCCATCTGGACAGTTTGACTACCACTGCTGTTTGGGCGCAGCTTGCTACTGATGTCATCCAAATTCAGTGGAAGCAAGACTTCATCGATCACTGCCCTGGCCAGGAAGAGGGCGAGTTCACTAGGAGCATCCACAATGTCGAGGGCAGTGTCTTCTGCTGACTGCAGGAGCATTATGAATCCCTTCATGATATCACCTGCGGAAAATAGTTCCAAGCTGAGTGAAGAAAGAAGTACAGATGCCATCTCCTTCTCCCTGTTCTTCCTGTCCATAGCAAGCGTGATGAGCTTCTTAAGGAAAATGGCGTTGTATTCAGGGGCAGAAAGCTCTTCAAGGCTTCTAATGAGTTCCGGGACGTCATCTGAGAGGAAATACTCCTGAATTATGTGACCAGACTCTTCTTTAAAACGCTTGACCTTTTCACTGCTTGCATTCCACATATCTTCATCAGGGGCAGCAGATTTACAGAATGAAGCATCAAGCCACCCTTCAGACATGGCTGTGGAAAGCAGCTTGTCAAAAAGTGCTTTGGCTGAAGGAACATCAAGGCTCAGGTCATCAACACAGTCAGCAACCCGAGAAAAGCCCTTCGACACTTGATTAGAACTGATCAAACAACCCGTCGTTGATTCCTTCAACAACTTCAGGATTAATGGCTGTGACGACAGATTCTCCATACCAAGGATGAGAGCACGTTTCACAACCTCATGGTGGAAGAATGGAAGGCCCAGCTCCCTTATGCACCTAAAGGCTTCATCTATATCTCCACTCTCAATGTACTCCCTCAGAATATCCTGGATCCTCTTTTTCGCCTCTTCAACAGTAAAGTGTGTGCTCCCACCCCACTTCCGTTCAACTAACTCTGCATGGTGAGGAGCTGACAAGTAGCTCTTCTCAGCAACCTGCAGAACTTCAACGCCTTTTGAAGATTCTGGAAGCAATGCTCTGGCTCGAGTGAGAAAAACAGGAGGCAATATTTCATCAACAATGGCACGTGCCACAAAAACAGCCAAGACATCAATAGCGTCTGGTATATCCACAGATAGATCTTCTGTTGACTCTAGAAGCATCATAAAACCTTCACTCATCTTGGAGGAGTCCAATAGATCAGCATACAAGGCAGACAGCAGAATTGACGCCATTTCTTTTTCTTTATCATGGCGGTCCATTGCCATGGATATGAGCTTCTTCACAAAGTAATTGTGAAACTGATCGGATCCAAGACTCCTTAGCTCGGAAACTGACAGTTCCACATCTCCTGTACTAAAATACTCCTCAATTACTGGAACCACAAGCTTCCTGTAGTCATCTAATGTAGCAGGAACCTGCATTTGCAGAGAGGCATTGTTAGATTATAACGTTCACATCAACAGAGAACGAAATGTTGGTAATACCATTGAGTGTAGATAGTTCAAACCTTTTTAGTTCCATTAACTAATTTGCCCAACTCTTGGGATGGTAACGGATTTGCATCTCCAAGGTTGTCTTGTTCAATTTTCCCACCAACATCTTCTGAAAGCAGCATTGACAGAGTTACAACAACATCCGTAGGAACTATGAAGAATAAGATAGTATTTCCAAAAAAATAACCCAATGCTAAATCTACGCAGAAGTAACAGTAGAAAAGAACTAAATATTGTCCTCTCATTCAACTGTGGAAGCAAGCAAACTTCTACATCTTTAGATGTCCGCAGTTAATATCACAAAAGCGGACATATGACGTATGGAAATGGAAAATTATCGTTGGTACCAAATCACTCCAAAAATGAATTTATTATACACAAGAATAATTGCCTAAACAACAACATCAAGTAAAAAACTGATGACTTGAGAAACAAGCTAAACATACTCATAGCATTCTAGCTATGAAGTATGGATATATGGCGTGAGCTGCTCAACATTTGGCAGTTGACATTTATGGAAAATAATAGTCAGATCCCTCAATTCGAGATCGCATTTGGAGCAGCTTTAAGCTTTGACCACATGCTTTAACATATAGGGAAATAGAAACCAGTAAGAGAAACAAAGGACAGTAACTACACCAGACTATATCAAAACCAACAAATGCATATTCTGCTGAATCCGTGAGGATATTGCGCACTAAAGAATTTATAGCCTTCCAGTCAAGAACAAGCAACCAAAAACTAACAGAAACTGTCACATACGTAAGATTTTAGGAGTTATAAGCGTGAGCTTATAACCCCTCCAGAAGATAACCATAGTACCAACTAACCATGGAGCGCAAAGACAATACTCAGAACAACATACCGAAACCGACAAATCCACTACCAATTGCATGACTGAACCGGACATCAAGCACTGAAGTCCAATAAAATCAACAGGTGTCGTATATCGTTGCTGTCAACTTTAGATAACCATAATACTGAGTTACCGACCAACCATGGAGGGCAAAGACAATACAGATCAACATATCGGAACCGAAAAAATCCACTACCAATTGCATGACCAAACTGGGCAGCAAGCACTGAAGTCCAATAAAAACAAGCGGTGTCGTATATCGTTGCTGTCAACTTTAGATAACCATAATACCGACCAACCATGGAGCGCAAAGACAATACTTAGATCAACATATCGTAACCGACAAATCCACTACCAATTGCAAGACCAAACAAGCAGTGTGTATCATTGCTGCCAACTTTGTCGGCCACCCATACGACATGTCTTATTGGGTTTCAACCCCTTTCGGAGGAAAAAAAATAACACCTATAACTACCAAAAACCGTCGCCTACACACTAAATCATGACTATCGAAATCGACAAATCAACTACCGATTGCAGGACCAAGCTGAGAACTAAACTCCAATGAAAATAAGCAGCGTGTATCGTTGCTGTCACCTTTGTCGGTGACTGCTACGACATTTTTGGTTTTAACCCCTTTCGGCAAAAGAAACGGCCAACTGTAACTAACCAGAAACCGTCGCCTACGTACTCAATCAGGACTCCACAGACATCAAACCGAACAATAATCAAACAGCACCAGCTTCCCGCCACCATGAACTATACTCGATAACGGTCTTCTACCGCTTACAGTGCACTGAAAAACTTCACAAAACATCAAACCATCATCATACTTGGTAACCATTGTACTCCCAAAAGCCATGCTACTCCATCAGGCATGCATAGCAACAGGCAACCCTAGGAACAAGGAACAAAATTCACGCACGTGCATCATCAAATCACCCTCTAGGGGACAGCAGGTCCCCTGTCCCCAGCAATAGCAGAACTGAATATTTACACTCCCTACGATTCTAGCCCCATCTACCAATTCCGAAACCGACTCCCTACTCCTACGGCATAGCATAATCCAGCACTCCTATAACATAATTCAGCAGTATAGACAACGTAGAGGAGTACACAAGGTAGCCGTAGCGAGCTGGCAGTCACCTTTCTTAGCGGTGTGGTGGTGTGGGATGTGGCGGACGGCGATCCCGCCGTCCGCCGGCGCCCGCCCGCCTGTGGCGATGCGCAGATGCCCCTCCGCCAGCATCCTG is a window of Triticum dicoccoides isolate Atlit2015 ecotype Zavitan chromosome 2B, WEW_v2.0, whole genome shotgun sequence DNA encoding:
- the LOC119364659 gene encoding MA3 DOMAIN-CONTAINING TRANSLATION REGULATORY FACTOR 1-like isoform X1; translated protein: MAAEDGARSPTRMLAEGHLRIATGGRAPADGGIAVRHIPHHHTAKKEDVGGKIEQDNLGDANPLPSQELGKLVNGTKKVPATLDDYRKLVVPVIEEYFSTGDVELSVSELRSLGSDQFHNYFVKKLISMAMDRHDKEKEMASILLSALYADLLDSSKMSEGFMMLLESTEDLSVDIPDAIDVLAVFVARAIVDEILPPVFLTRARALLPESSKGVEVLQVAEKSYLSAPHHAELVERKWGGSTHFTVEEAKKRIQDILREYIESGDIDEAFRCIRELGLPFFHHEVVKRALILGMENLSSQPLILKLLKESTTGCLISSNQVSKGFSRVADCVDDLSLDVPSAKALFDKLLSTAMSEGWLDASFCKSAAPDEDMWNASSEKVKRFKEESGHIIQEYFLSDDVPELIRSLEELSAPEYNAIFLKKLITLAMDRKNREKEMASVLLSSLSLELFSAGDIMKGFIMLLQSAEDTALDIVDAPSELALFLARAVIDEVLLPLNLDDISSKLRPNSSGSQTVQMASSLLAARHSGERILRCWGGGTGWAVEDAKDKISKLLEEYNTGGDLKEACQCIRDLGMPFFNHEVVKKALVMAMEKQNEASILALLQECAGEGLITINQMTNGFARVKEGLDDLTLDIPNAQEKFRGYVELATERGWLLPSFASLP
- the LOC119364659 gene encoding MA3 DOMAIN-CONTAINING TRANSLATION REGULATORY FACTOR 1-like isoform X2, giving the protein MAAEDGARSPTRMLAEGHLRIATGGRAPADGGIAVRHIPHHHTAKKDVGGKIEQDNLGDANPLPSQELGKLVNGTKKVPATLDDYRKLVVPVIEEYFSTGDVELSVSELRSLGSDQFHNYFVKKLISMAMDRHDKEKEMASILLSALYADLLDSSKMSEGFMMLLESTEDLSVDIPDAIDVLAVFVARAIVDEILPPVFLTRARALLPESSKGVEVLQVAEKSYLSAPHHAELVERKWGGSTHFTVEEAKKRIQDILREYIESGDIDEAFRCIRELGLPFFHHEVVKRALILGMENLSSQPLILKLLKESTTGCLISSNQVSKGFSRVADCVDDLSLDVPSAKALFDKLLSTAMSEGWLDASFCKSAAPDEDMWNASSEKVKRFKEESGHIIQEYFLSDDVPELIRSLEELSAPEYNAIFLKKLITLAMDRKNREKEMASVLLSSLSLELFSAGDIMKGFIMLLQSAEDTALDIVDAPSELALFLARAVIDEVLLPLNLDDISSKLRPNSSGSQTVQMASSLLAARHSGERILRCWGGGTGWAVEDAKDKISKLLEEYNTGGDLKEACQCIRDLGMPFFNHEVVKKALVMAMEKQNEASILALLQECAGEGLITINQMTNGFARVKEGLDDLTLDIPNAQEKFRGYVELATERGWLLPSFASLP
- the LOC119364661 gene encoding zealexin A1 synthase-like, which translates into the protein MEGWLTLCFIALSTLLALWFSGGKGKPNKHLPPGPWTLPIIGSLHHVILGTLPHRTITDLCRRHGPLMLLKLGEVPTVVVSSAEAVAEVMKTNDVAFSNRQTTELQEIMGFGGKGIIFAPYGDHWRQMRKVCIVELLSSKQVKRMECIRAEEVGGLLRSIITATDAGAAANLSEMFAALGNNVVARAAFGGKFARQEEFLCAMDQIMDLLGGFCLVDLFPSSRLVRGLSNGERRIKRIRDLIEHIITEILDERKAARAAGHGACSTDDEDLLDVLLRLQEEDSAYPLTTEIIVTVLLDMFAAASETTGTALEWAMSELVSHPEVMAKAQLEVREVLGQGRAIISNSDLAELHYMQMVIKEVLRLHPPAALLPRKTREDCKIMGYDILKDTNIYINVFAISRDPQYWSNPEEFNPERFENNNVDYNGTSFEFTPFGGGRRQCPGIAFASSVLEITLVNFLYHFDWMLPDNANSVSLDMSEKFGFTVRRRTDLLLKAIPHVCSKATHI